A portion of the uncultured Bacteroides sp. genome contains these proteins:
- the rnpA gene encoding ribonuclease P protein component — protein MGVNTLSKSERLNSKIAIEKLFSGGAKSFSLFPLRVVFMQTEKREGAPDASLLISVPKKRFKRAVKRNRVKRQIREAYRKNKHLLLNLLEEKEQNLMIAVIYLSDELISSTEVEEKLNSLLVRIAEKIA, from the coding sequence ATGGGTGTAAACACATTATCTAAGTCGGAACGGTTAAATAGTAAAATAGCAATAGAGAAGCTATTTTCAGGAGGAGCTAAATCTTTTTCTCTCTTTCCGTTGCGTGTGGTGTTTATGCAAACAGAGAAAAGAGAGGGAGCTCCTGATGCTTCTCTTTTGATAAGTGTTCCTAAAAAGCGTTTCAAAAGGGCAGTGAAGCGTAATCGGGTCAAGAGACAGATACGCGAAGCATACCGAAAGAATAAGCATCTTTTGTTAAACTTGCTTGAAGAAAAGGAACAAAACCTGATGATTGCTGTTATCTATTTGTCGGATGAATTGATTTCATCCACTGAAGTTGAAGAGAAATTGAATTCGTTACTTGTTCGTATAGCCGAAAAAATAGCATGA
- the yidD gene encoding membrane protein insertion efficiency factor YidD, with product MKRLLSYLLLLPIYFYRLCISPMKPPSCRFTPTCSQYAIEAIKKHGPFYGLYLTIKRVLRCHPWGGSGYDPVP from the coding sequence ATGAAACGCTTACTTTCTTATTTATTGCTTCTTCCTATTTACTTTTATCGTTTGTGCATTTCTCCCATGAAACCTCCTTCATGTCGATTTACGCCTACTTGCTCTCAATATGCCATTGAAGCAATCAAGAAACACGGCCCATTTTATGGTCTTTACCTAACGATCAAAAGAGTTCTTCGTTGTCATCCCTGGGGTGGTTCCGGTTATGATCCGGTTCCCTAA
- a CDS encoding transposase, producing METHEVSIKSVADFSYLKPSVLTDYYKNHLSDFLSWDQLSHAEDYILFPENMGANLCIDETALSNGELVTNVINKSGHGKRGTLVAIIKGTKSENIVKCLKKIPQELRDMVENITLDMANSMYSIARQSFPKALQIIDRFHVQKLMHEALQDLRIQYRWQAMDEENKAMKKAKENKEEHVPERFDNGDTLRQLLVRSRYLLFKSPDKWSQSQEIRADILFKQYDDLKQFYYLALHLGKIYSTSYDKDVARPKLALWFNKVEEWEYPQFNTVIRTFQQHYERILNFFVGRQTNAAAESFNAKLKAFRADFRGVTDMKFFLFRIAKLYA from the coding sequence TTGGAAACTCATGAAGTAAGTATCAAAAGTGTGGCCGATTTCAGTTATTTAAAGCCTTCGGTTTTGACCGACTATTACAAGAACCATTTAAGTGACTTCCTTTCTTGGGATCAACTCTCCCACGCAGAAGATTATATCCTTTTTCCTGAAAATATGGGAGCTAACCTTTGTATTGACGAGACTGCATTGAGTAATGGGGAATTGGTCACGAATGTGATTAACAAGTCCGGGCATGGCAAAAGGGGTACTCTTGTAGCCATAATAAAAGGTACCAAATCAGAAAATATCGTGAAGTGTCTGAAGAAAATCCCGCAAGAGCTACGGGATATGGTTGAAAACATTACCTTGGATATGGCTAACAGTATGTACTCCATAGCGCGTCAAAGCTTCCCCAAAGCATTGCAGATAATAGACCGATTTCATGTCCAGAAACTAATGCATGAGGCTTTACAAGATCTCAGAATACAATATCGTTGGCAAGCTATGGACGAAGAAAATAAGGCCATGAAGAAAGCTAAGGAAAATAAAGAAGAACACGTTCCTGAAAGATTTGACAATGGGGATACGTTAAGACAATTATTGGTAAGAAGTAGGTACTTGTTATTCAAATCTCCTGATAAATGGAGCCAATCACAAGAGATTAGAGCCGATATACTCTTCAAACAGTATGATGACCTCAAACAGTTCTATTACCTAGCTTTGCATTTAGGCAAAATCTATTCTACAAGCTATGACAAGGATGTGGCACGTCCTAAATTGGCATTGTGGTTCAACAAGGTGGAAGAATGGGAATATCCACAGTTTAATACAGTCATAAGAACTTTTCAACAGCACTATGAAAGAATTCTAAACTTCTTCGTAGGCAGACAAACCAACGCAGCAGCAGAATCATTCAATGCTAAGCTAAAAGCATTCAGAGCAGACTTCAGAGGGGTAACAGATATGAAGTTTTTCTTGTTTAGAATAGCTAAACTATATGCCTAA
- a CDS encoding transposase yields the protein MKSNTLPNSLEVLSLFLPSGCLDYFDVTDYSNMDTCYIISLEEKNLIPSEYVGLSLVSKGFHAEIEIQDFPARGKAVYLHIKRRRWEDKTTGRCYSRDWNLVATGTRITAEFGAFLKELLGNS from the coding sequence ATGAAATCAAATACCCTGCCTAACTCACTCGAGGTTTTATCCTTATTTCTTCCATCAGGCTGCCTTGATTATTTTGATGTCACGGACTACAGCAACATGGATACTTGTTATATCATTAGTTTAGAAGAGAAGAACCTAATACCTTCGGAATATGTTGGCCTTAGTCTGGTCTCTAAAGGCTTCCATGCCGAAATAGAGATCCAAGATTTCCCCGCCCGTGGCAAAGCTGTTTATCTCCATATTAAGCGTCGTCGTTGGGAGGATAAAACAACCGGGAGATGCTATAGTCGCGATTGGAATTTAGTAGCCACCGGCACTCGCATTACCGCAGAGTTCGGTGCTTTTTTAAAAGAATTACTTGGAAACTCATGA
- a CDS encoding uroporphyrinogen-III synthase has translation MKIKKVLVSQPKPASEKSPYYDIAEKYGVKIDFRPFIKVEGLSAKEFRQQKVTILDHTAVIFTSRHAIDHFFLLCTEMRIAIPEGMKYFCMTEAIALYIQKYIQYRKRKIFFGNTGKIEDLMPAIIKHNSEKYFVPMSDVHTDEIRNLLDKNKIDHTEAVMYRTVSNDFTEGEEFDYDMLLFFSPAGVSSLQKNFPDFDQKEIRIGTFGSTTAQAVRDAGLRLDLEAPSVQAPSMTAALEIFIKETNKGK, from the coding sequence TTGAAAATTAAGAAAGTACTTGTGTCGCAGCCGAAGCCTGCTTCCGAGAAGTCTCCTTATTACGATATTGCAGAGAAGTATGGGGTAAAGATAGACTTCCGCCCCTTTATTAAGGTAGAAGGCCTTTCTGCTAAAGAATTCAGGCAGCAGAAAGTGACTATTCTAGATCATACTGCCGTAATCTTTACGTCTCGTCATGCAATAGATCATTTCTTCCTTTTGTGCACAGAAATGCGCATTGCTATTCCTGAAGGCATGAAATATTTCTGTATGACGGAGGCTATTGCTCTCTATATCCAGAAATATATACAGTATCGTAAGAGAAAGATTTTCTTTGGTAATACAGGAAAGATAGAAGACTTGATGCCTGCTATTATTAAGCATAATTCGGAAAAATATTTTGTTCCGATGTCTGATGTACATACCGATGAAATAAGGAACTTGCTGGATAAGAATAAAATTGATCATACTGAGGCGGTGATGTATCGCACGGTGAGCAATGATTTTACGGAAGGAGAAGAATTCGACTATGATATGTTGTTGTTCTTTAGTCCGGCTGGTGTTTCTTCATTGCAAAAGAATTTCCCGGACTTTGATCAGAAAGAAATTAGGATAGGAACCTTCGGCTCTACTACAGCTCAGGCTGTGCGTGATGCCGGTTTGCGTTTGGACTTGGAAGCTCCAAGTGTACAAGCACCTTCCATGACAGCAGCTCTTGAGATTTTTATCAAGGAGACTAACAAGGGTAAATAA
- the kduI gene encoding 5-dehydro-4-deoxy-D-glucuronate isomerase yields the protein MKTNYEIRYAAHPEDAKSYDTKRIRKDFLIERVFAVNEVNMIYSMYDRMVVGGAMPVVEVLKLEAIDPLKAPFFLTRREMGIFNVGGPGVVKAGDAVFELDYKEALYLGSGDREVTFESKDAEHPAKFYFNSLTAHRNYPDKKVTKSDAVVAEMGSLEGSNHRNINKMLVNQVLPTCQLQMGMTELAPGSVWNTMPAHVHSRRMEAYFYFEVPEDHSVCHFMGEVDETRHVWMKSDQAVLSPEWSIHSAAATHNYTFIWGMGGENLDYGDQDFSLITDLK from the coding sequence ATGAAAACAAACTATGAAATCCGTTATGCTGCGCATCCTGAAGATGCAAAAAGCTATGACACTAAGAGAATTCGTAAAGATTTCCTTATCGAAAGAGTATTTGCAGTTAATGAAGTAAATATGATCTATTCCATGTATGATCGCATGGTAGTAGGAGGCGCAATGCCTGTTGTTGAAGTGTTGAAACTTGAGGCTATCGATCCGTTGAAAGCTCCTTTCTTCCTCACCCGTCGTGAAATGGGTATTTTCAATGTAGGAGGCCCGGGTGTTGTGAAAGCAGGTGACGCGGTGTTTGAACTTGATTATAAAGAAGCTCTTTACTTAGGCTCTGGCGATAGAGAAGTGACTTTCGAAAGCAAAGATGCGGAGCATCCTGCCAAATTCTATTTCAATTCTCTGACAGCTCATAGGAACTATCCCGATAAGAAGGTGACTAAGAGCGATGCCGTAGTGGCGGAAATGGGTTCTCTTGAAGGTTCTAATCACCGTAATATAAACAAGATGCTTGTGAACCAAGTGCTACCTACCTGTCAATTGCAAATGGGTATGACCGAACTTGCTCCGGGTAGTGTGTGGAATACCATGCCGGCTCATGTTCATTCTCGTCGTATGGAAGCTTACTTCTATTTTGAAGTTCCCGAAGATCATTCTGTGTGTCACTTTATGGGCGAAGTAGACGAAACCCGCCACGTATGGATGAAAAGCGATCAGGCCGTACTTTCTCCCGAATGGTCTATTCATTCGGCTGCAGCAACCCACAATTATACTTTCATTTGGGGTATGGGAGGCGAAAACCTTGATTATGGTGATCAGGACTTCTCTCTGATTACTGATTTGAAATAA
- the tyrS gene encoding tyrosine--tRNA ligase — translation MNFVEELKWRGMVHTMMPGTEELLAKEQVTAYLGIDPTADSLHIGHLCGVMMLRHFQHCGHKPLALIGGATGMIGDPSGKSAERNLLDEETLRHNQECIKKQLAKFLDFESDASNKAELVNNYDWMKNFSFLDFVREVGKHITVNYMMAKDSVKKRLNGESRDGLSFTEFTYQLLQGYDFLHLYETKGCKLQMGGSDQWGNITTGSELIRRTNGGEAFALTCPLITKADGGKFGKTESGNVWLDAKYTSPYKFFQFWLNVSDDDAARYIKIFTSLTKEEIEHLTAEHAEAPHLRVLQKRLAKEVTIMVHSEEDYNAALEASEILFGNGTSAALKKLDEATLLAVFEGVPQFEVSKEALVEGVKAVDLFTDHAAVFASKGEMRKLVQGGGVSMNKEKLAAFDELITASELLNGKYLLVQRGKKNYFLIIAK, via the coding sequence ATGAATTTTGTAGAGGAATTAAAATGGCGTGGAATGGTGCATACAATGATGCCAGGCACGGAAGAATTGTTGGCTAAAGAGCAGGTAACTGCTTACTTGGGTATTGATCCTACGGCCGACTCGTTACACATTGGGCATTTGTGCGGCGTGATGATGCTGAGACACTTTCAACATTGTGGGCACAAGCCATTGGCTCTTATTGGTGGAGCAACAGGTATGATCGGAGATCCTTCAGGCAAGTCTGCTGAAAGGAATCTTTTGGATGAAGAAACGTTACGTCATAATCAAGAGTGTATAAAAAAACAGTTGGCTAAGTTTCTTGATTTTGAATCGGATGCTTCTAACAAAGCCGAGTTGGTGAACAACTACGACTGGATGAAGAACTTTTCTTTCCTTGACTTTGTGCGCGAAGTAGGTAAGCATATTACTGTGAACTATATGATGGCCAAAGATTCAGTAAAGAAGCGTTTGAACGGAGAGTCTCGCGATGGATTGTCGTTCACTGAATTCACCTATCAGTTGTTACAAGGCTATGATTTTCTTCATCTGTATGAAACAAAAGGTTGTAAACTGCAAATGGGTGGTTCGGACCAATGGGGAAACATCACGACCGGTAGTGAGCTGATTCGCCGCACTAATGGTGGTGAAGCTTTTGCCTTAACCTGTCCGCTTATAACGAAGGCAGATGGCGGTAAATTTGGAAAGACAGAGTCGGGCAATGTATGGCTCGATGCAAAATATACGTCACCTTACAAATTCTTCCAGTTCTGGCTGAACGTTAGTGATGATGACGCAGCTCGTTACATCAAGATCTTTACTTCTCTGACGAAAGAAGAAATAGAGCATCTTACAGCAGAGCATGCTGAGGCTCCTCACTTGCGTGTACTTCAAAAGCGCTTAGCGAAGGAGGTTACCATCATGGTACATTCTGAAGAAGATTACAATGCTGCGTTAGAAGCTTCTGAGATTCTTTTCGGCAATGGAACTTCCGCTGCTTTGAAGAAACTTGATGAAGCCACTTTACTTGCTGTTTTCGAGGGCGTTCCTCAATTTGAAGTTTCTAAAGAAGCTCTGGTTGAAGGCGTAAAAGCAGTCGATCTCTTTACAGACCATGCAGCCGTTTTTGCTTCAAAAGGCGAAATGCGTAAATTAGTTCAGGGTGGAGGTGTTTCTATGAATAAAGAGAAACTAGCAGCTTTTGATGAGCTTATAACAGCATCCGAACTACTTAATGGCAAGTATTTATTGGTTCAACGAGGGAAGAAAAACTATTTCCTTATCATCGCAAAATGA
- a CDS encoding TatD family hydrolase — translation MQLLDIHTHHLPLHPEQAIFSYSPEMLVAQLPTYCSVGIHPWYLTPDNLWEKWDWLLLAVHHPNVLAIGEAGLDKAVDVPFALQLDVFERQIELSEVMELPLIIHCVRAANEIVELKKRIQPHMPWIIHGFRGKKEQALQYIRHGIFLSFGERYQEEALRAVPIDRLFLETDESTIEISLLYEQAATIRSLSVESFTMHIQQNINEVFFNR, via the coding sequence ATGCAACTGCTGGATATACATACTCATCACTTGCCGCTTCATCCTGAACAGGCTATTTTTAGTTATTCCCCTGAAATGCTAGTGGCACAACTTCCGACATATTGCTCGGTAGGGATACATCCATGGTATCTGACCCCTGATAATCTTTGGGAAAAGTGGGATTGGCTTCTGCTTGCTGTTCATCACCCGAATGTGCTTGCCATAGGAGAAGCCGGTTTGGATAAAGCGGTTGATGTGCCTTTTGCCTTGCAGCTGGACGTTTTCGAACGGCAAATAGAACTGTCGGAAGTGATGGAATTACCTTTAATTATTCATTGCGTTCGTGCTGCTAACGAAATCGTTGAGTTGAAAAAGAGAATTCAGCCTCATATGCCTTGGATTATTCACGGTTTTCGTGGCAAGAAGGAGCAAGCTTTGCAATACATTCGTCATGGCATCTTCCTCTCTTTTGGTGAAAGATATCAGGAAGAAGCGCTTCGTGCTGTTCCGATTGACCGGTTATTTTTGGAAACAGACGAAAGCACTATCGAGATTAGTCTACTCTATGAACAAGCGGCAACTATCCGTTCCCTTTCCGTTGAGAGCTTCACGATGCATATTCAGCAAAATATCAATGAAGTCTTTTTTAATCGCTGA